The DNA sequence GGACAAGCCAGCGCGCAAGACGTGCTTGATCTGCGGGCGCTGCACCTTGCTGCTGTGCGCAAGATGTTCGAGGAAACCGACCTGTTTGTCTTTACGATGGGTCTGACCGAAGGCTGGGAAAGTGTTGAAGACAACACGATGTTCCCTGTGGCCCCCGGCACAATTTGCGGCACGTTTGATGCGGATAAATACCGCTTTCACAACCTGACCTATCCCGAGATCCGCGAAGACATGGAAGCCTTCCGCACCGCCTTGCACAAGGTGAACCCGAATGTGCGTATTTTGCTGACTGTTTCGCCTGTGCCGCTCACGGCGACGGCCACGGGGGGGCATGTGCTGCCTGCGACAATTTATTCGAAATCGGTTCTGCGTGCCGTGGCGGGCGATCTGGCCAATGCCCATGAAGATATTGCCTATTTCCCTTCCTATGAAATCATCCAATCGCATCCGTCTATGGGAATGTTCTTTAACCCCGACAAGCGCACGGTGAATGCTTATGGTGTTAACTATGTCATGACGCATTTCTTCCGCGATATGGAAACCTTTTCGGGGGTGACGGCGCAGGACGAGGAAGAAGTTGAGCTGATCTGCGAAGAAAAGCAGCTTGATCCGATCAATCACCCTGGCTGAGGATATGAATTAGTATGCCCCCCGTCCGCGCACCCAAGGTTATAAAATGTAGCGGCAACTTTACGTTGTTTGCCGAAGACGAAACAACGGTTGCCCTCAGCGAGTTGGGGGGCGCTGCATGGCTCGGGTTTGGCAGCTATGTGGGCGCGGGCAGTGCCATACGTAGTTATGTCGAGATTGGACGCTATTGCAGCATTGGGCGTGATGTCAGTGTGGGGCTGGGTAATCATGATCTTACTGCCACCTCCACGTCGCCATGGTTTCCTGTACGCAATGATCTCGAAATGCCGCTGGCCCAAAAAGAACCAGCGCGCAGGGTTCTAATCGGGCATGATGTCTGGATCGGGGACGGGGCAAAGATCGTTAGCGGTGTGACCATCGGGACAGGGGCGATGATTGCCACAAGTGCCGTGGTCACCAAAGATGTGGCCCCTTACGAGGTTGTGGGGGGGCATCCCTGCCAAGACCATCAAGAAACGCTGGCCTGCCAAGACCATCAAGGCGGTACTGAAAAGCGAATGGTGGGAATATGATCCAGTGGCTCTGCACGGGATCTATGATCCTGACCCGGAGGTGATGCTGAAAAAC is a window from the Sulfitobacter donghicola DSW-25 = KCTC 12864 = JCM 14565 genome containing:
- a CDS encoding GSCFA domain-containing protein, with amino-acid sequence MSKTDNPYRDLPERAFWRRAVADKHYVDMDGLWDPIELSLTDRIATAGSCFAQHIGNNLAARGANFVDFEPAPSYFRDDAEARRFGFKVYSCRYGNIYTSRQLLQLFQEAFGERTPKEIVWAKGDRFYDALRPGTDPVGQASAQDVLDLRALHLAAVRKMFEETDLFVFTMGLTEGWESVEDNTMFPVAPGTICGTFDADKYRFHNLTYPEIREDMEAFRTALHKVNPNVRILLTVSPVPLTATATGGHVLPATIYSKSVLRAVAGDLANAHEDIAYFPSYEIIQSHPSMGMFFNPDKRTVNAYGVNYVMTHFFRDMETFSGVTAQDEEEVELICEEKQLDPINHPG
- a CDS encoding CatB-related O-acetyltransferase, which gives rise to MPPVRAPKVIKCSGNFTLFAEDETTVALSELGGAAWLGFGSYVGAGSAIRSYVEIGRYCSIGRDVSVGLGNHDLTATSTSPWFPVRNDLEMPLAQKEPARRVLIGHDVWIGDGAKIVSGVTIGTGAMIATSAVVTKDVAPYEVVGGHPCQDHQETLACQDHQGGTEKRMVGI